The Poecilia reticulata strain Guanapo linkage group LG1, Guppy_female_1.0+MT, whole genome shotgun sequence DNA window AAACGCGTCTTCTCACATACGAGAGCCTTCCTTCAGATCAGAAACGGCGAAGCTGAGGGTCACACTGTGCGTCCTTCAAATGACCAGCAGCTTCTTACATCACTgaatcagcaaaaaaataaaagtatatgtATAGAAAAAGACTTCAACAAAACAATTACACAATGCAAACTAGTTTAGAGCGCAAAACCACTTGAAATCTGCAGGATGTTCCTTCATTTGTTCactacagaaaaagaaaaaactaacttcatttaaactgaaacaaatacaGGCAAAGCTTATTAGAACTGAAGTAAATCAAGGTTTTATGCCAGATTTAGGCACAAACATCAAAAACCAAACTCCTCCATATATTAACCCAGGTGTTTGTTAGACCCTACACATGATGGGAATCTTTTTTAGCAACAAACCTACATGCGCTCCATAAACCGCTGCAGTCTGACTGAAACCTACAGCTTGGAAGGCCGAGACATTTACAAACTTCAAATCAACGTGAAAATCCTTCATAACTccggttttgttttaaaagtgttttaaaaaggaCCAGAGTAGCTGTTACTGGGGAGATCTTTCCGCTTTCTGTACAGGTCAGATCgtaacagaacaaaaacaagctcaaatattttctcacactgcaaaaacagaaactctcACATACTATTcattgtctagtttctagtgcaaatgtcttagtacacttaaaaaaaagaaaaccaaaaactttacagcaagatgtaagagtttgttttcagtaaataattctttaacattttttttttaaagtactatTTCCACTGGGaaatttttacttataacatAGGGACATTttcttgttacaagtgaaataatctgccagtggaaccagtatTGTTTCAtccatattaaggaattattgatttaaaacaagcttctgtatCTTGCTGAAGTTACttgttgattagtttttgtcttactttaagtgaactaatatatttgcactaaaaactagaccaaaaaaaaaacttgatatttttgtgcttttgcagtgcaTTGTGCCACCATTTCTCTGACACATGAATACTGAAgtgtgttaaataatttaaacagttaaaattacattttagattgtataaaatattaaaattttcatcTAGAAGACGTGTGCATGTTCATGAGTGACTCTCAGGACAATGTCTCTGGATCCAAGgagtgttttaaatataaaaacatgctcTGGTTTTACATTTGATCTATGCGAACTCAGTGAAAGTCAGCAGCTCTTGTTAGGCTTTCAGATTATCTGGGTGAAGCAAAAATGCTTCTGTCGTCATTCAGGAGTTTCCACTGATGAGTCAAACTCAGGACTGCTGAAGATTTCCTCCAGTTGGGGATTCAGATCCCACTACCATCCAATAACAAACACCACTGTAGGAGATGGAGAAATCCAGGATGAGCATCTGGATTGTTCTGGTGTCATCGCTCCCCTCACTGCTGCTGGTAAAGTGAGAGCTGCTCTGAGTTAATCTTCAGTCAGAGTCAGTCAGACACACCGACGGTCTTTGTGGTGATAAACAGAAACGAGGAGGAGCCTCGGATGCATCTCGGTGCTTCTGGCGCCGACGAGGCGATGCGGTCAGTCAATAAATATTCGGCCTGTGCAGAAGCTTGTCGTTCATTTGACGTGCCGGCCCCTGGGCCGAGCGCCGGGGCTGGAGAAGGACCCAAACTGTTTCCCGTGGCTCCTCCAGCGCTGCCGCAGCACAAAGTCGTAGTTGGCCGAGGTGCACATGGCGTAGAAGACGTTGGCGTTGTCGGGAATGTGAAGctctgaggaaaacaaaacgcACGTGAGGAGTTGCTGGGCGTGTTCTGTGCCGTCTAAATTGGACTCAAAAAatcttcactgtttttttttttttggcagcaagaacaacaaaagcaagaacattttgaacaaGACgggcttttttctatttaattcaattaaaacaatacttttcATACAAGCAGTTTAAAAGTTGTTCAGTTTAGGAGGGAACAGTGGTCCAATAGGAACCAAAACCGCAATACCTGTAATATTAATGATGATCTAAGCAGAAATATTCTAGCTATTCAGACAGATTGAAGTGCAGATGTTTACCTCTTCCATGGTTGAGCAGCTGGTAGAGGCCGAAGTCGCTGCTCCTGAAATCCTCCATGTTGTGTTTCTCTAGAGCTCTCTGGATCACCTGCGGCGTGTGGTCCTGACTGGTCAGCTGCACGGAAAACAGGAAGACTTCTCCAATGTAGTTACTGGACAGCAAACTCAATCCTGACATTAGCTTAATTATCTTAATGTCTAATTTGCAACTACAGAATGAACAAATTAGGAACGCATGATATATCTACACTAATATGTTGGCTGGTGTTAGTTATTTTTCAACATATCGATATCAATCTGGGTTGATATCAATGATCAATATTATTTcaattgctgtttgtttttggagtgGAGGAGGTGGGTCATGAAATTGATGCAGCAAAGAATTGTGGgaagtttaactgaagcagagaggCGGTTTCTATTTTAAGGCGTTGAAAGATTAGTCAAATTTATATGCAATGTCTGCAAATATCAGACATTGCATATAtgcagcaatattaatatcggatatcaacatcggCCCAAATTTGTACATTGGTGCAGTTCGAAAATAttgcaatcatttttaaattttgtttttaatgtgcaaTATTACATTGTCCACTACTATTACAAGAACAGTAATAAACTTCATTTCATTCTTAATTTGTTATTCATACAGAAAaattgacagaaataaaaaaagtaaattcttccttttattttattcaagctgctcaacaataataaattaataataatttttaagtaatttgaaacaattttatttcattattatgaaGTAAATTATAAATCGAGTGGTTCTTGCAACCACAACAGAATAAAAGCAGGAAtagatcattttttttaactgaagcagaTCTCCAGTAGTTTGGCCAACGTACCAGGATGCTCTTGTAGACATTTCCGTTGCTGACGCACTCCACTGTGACCCTGATGATGCACGAGTCTGCGATCTGCTTGTTGTAGAGAGGCAGCACAGCCTGAGGAGAGCAGGCGGACTGCGATGAAGACGACGACAACGATGAGGACTCCGGGCTGAGCgccagagaagaagaggagaggtCAGGCTgcgaggagcagcaggaggagctggagaggcTCGGTGAGGACGAGGAAGACATGGAGAAGTCCTCCGCTACGTTGTGGAGCGAGCCTGGGAGAGACTGAAGCCAAGGGGGAAAACGTTGAGTTTAATGGAGTCCAAGCATTAGTCTGGACACTTTGGGGCTCTTTTACCTTCAGCTTGAGCCGGAAGGGTGAAGGCTGAGGCGTGGAGAGGTCCTCCAGGTCTGAACCACTGGACCCAGACGACGACACGCTGATCTGATCCGAGTGCGATGTTCGCAAcctgcatataaaaaaaaacaaacaaaaaaaaaggttacacttaaaaaaaaaaaaaactgacagcaaCCAGTAGCTTGTTTGAGTTTTGACAGCTGATCTTTCAAAACTTACAAAGCGAGCTTATTGGCCAGCAGGCGGCGGCTCCAAGAGTTGGGAGAGTTGGGGCAGGGGTCAACAGGAGGCTCCAAGTCCCGAGACCGCTCGTAGCTATGGAAACAAGAAGACAATATGAGACATGGCAAGGTTTGGTGAAACCTCCATCAAAACCGTTTGGTTTTCCTGGTTTTACCTCTCCTGCTCCGTGAGCAAAGTATGAGCCTGGAGCCAGGCTGTGAGGTCAGAGTTCACCGAGAGGCTGTAGTGGGAGCAGAAAGCCTGCAGCTGTCGGATCTGAGAGAGGATTTCATACTCCTAAAGGAAGCAAAGTTAAAAAACACAGAGTAAGCCATGAAACATATAAAACTGATGATAATAAATCACATTCTGCACACGTCATAAAAAGCCAGAGGTATCCACACTCAAAGTCTGCAGACCCTGAAGTTCTCTTTAGTCAATTTTAATTgaatatataaatgaaaagtTTGACTATTATAAAGATCCATCCACTAGGAGTGCTGGGAATCACAATGCTTTCAGCTCGTTCAATCATTCCTATGAAGCGCCACTAGGGGGCAGAACTTACCCGTCTCCGTTTCTCAAAGTTGATGAGGTTCCCctgtaaaaattttttaaataaccaaagtTATAATGGGACCAGACAGCTCTGAATTGGACCATAAAGAAGAGCAGGTAAAGAACCGACCTCCACAGTGTCGGTCAGCGCCGTGTCCAACATGGTGAGGACCGTCAGGTACGTCCCCAGGTACGGCACCACACCACAGCTGAAGCTCTGAGGGGGAAAACAAACACCAAGCATGAAGCACATAGAAAAACAActagaaatttaaaatattctgacctgagattttcatttcttcataaaataaaagtattttaaacttGCTACTCTGTCTGAAACATTGAATATGATGcgaaacattttccacaaccACAAGCCTGCAATCATTATAATAAATGCAGGAATCACTTTTTAATTCCTTTATCTTTCTGCTgaacttgaaaacattttccattttcaagcacaaacagaggaggaggaagtttaAAAGACCAAATCAGCTAAAGGGAAGTGGATCTGATGATTCAGGGAGACAATTAAGGATTTATGTCACACGTTTCTCTACCAGctgacacatttattttatctcagTGGTCAGAACTGAAATTTGGGAAGTGAAAGGCGATTTCAGAGCAAATCGCGGGGTTTCCTTTCACCGTGGGTCTAGACGCAGTCATGATTTACAGCTACGCGCTGCGCTGCTTTCACGATGACTCCTCTCTCGTAGAGAGGGGACAGGAGTCGTGTCAACGCTCGTGAATCAAAGCGAGGCGACAACAAACAAGTGGACGCGTTATATAACCGTTTCCTGCAGGGCTGAGTGGAGCTGGGGATGTGGGAGGGCGCAACATGACCAGTTAAGCTTCAGCCATTGTGCAACATTAGAGGGCTGGTTTTATAAAAACTGGAGTATCCGACTGCAAGAGTCACTGAATACACATCCTTATCGGCTGTTGCtcacagtaaaaagaaaaggtgaaaagtTATCCAATGTGTGAAACACcttgagcaataaaaaaaaagtccacctGGCAACCAAACAAATAGATGCTATGCGTTGAGGAAAGCTGCAGGTTCAGAGAAATGTCCGCTTGCTCTGCTTTACCCAGGCTGTGCTTGGcgttaaataaaacatgcaggatctAGACATTTACTTGTTGCCGTCCCAGATTCAGCATCGGCCCTCGTCTTTGCACTGAGACGGTAAATGAAACTCCACAAGTCAGAGCAGTTTCACCCAATTTCTTCCTGTTGTGCTGCTCCTGTCCAGACTGGACTGGTTCTACTGGACGTTTCTTTGCTTTGAACTGGATATTTCTCAGTCACAGTTGGCTCACGGGGTTTCTATAGATGAGTACGCCAAGTTGTAAAAACTTCTGGGATTttcattgggttttttttaatcaaaactaaCCTGAAAATATATTGAGCATAAGCACTCAGTCATAAGATCTGTACAATTTCAAAACGTCccagcataaaataaaacttaagatGGTGGTTATATTTTCAATCGAAAAgacagattaaaacaaacaaaaaaaaaaaaacacctgtatGATGAAGAggtgttttaaaaccaaaacgaATGTATGCTGCTTCCCTGAAAACAGAGCTGTTGTAAAAGACAGCATCGCTTTCTAaaaatgagtctttttttttccaaacatagTAATAAAATTGCCCTCAGATCCTTTTTTTAAGTCCTTCACAGATTATCTTTAGAGAAAAGTAGAGCAAACTTACAGACTGAAGTACAGACTACATCCTGCAGAGTTTTGCTCTAGTAAATGCTTGACCAGCAAAACAaactatgcaaaaaaaaccaactatTTTTGGATGAAGATGAGAAGGTGAGGTAGTTACTTTAATACTGTGCAGATTTACATGTACATCTTTAAGATTTTCCTTGAGATCCACCAAGAAATCTACTGGTGGCCGATCCGAGACCAGCGCCAGACTGAACTGATAACACTCTTCAGAGTAGCTGTTGTTACTGAGGGAAAGAAATGCAAAAGTCGGATATTTTCAGCATCAGTGAGACgattaaaatgaaatcagagtGAGCACAGATTTAAGAAGCTATTAAAAAGGAAACCGTTTTCTACAACACATGGCCACGGTTCATTCAGGCTGCACAAGGCCGAGATGGTAACATTTTCAACTTATAACAGGAAAGCTAGAAGTATTACAGCAAAGTCGCTCCATTTTATTAGCCATCAACCTGGATTTTTAAATACTTCAGCCTTTTGGAAACCTCACAGTTAAGGAAAAGATCTACATTCCCAATAGGATGAGCATAGAGACTTCTCGCTTTTGATGCCAGCTTTGCTAAAATTGAAAATCGCCAATATAAGATGCTAAAGGCTGTTTAAAATGCTGTATTATGGCAACCGCTCAACCAACTCAAGATATAAATCATTAACTTTTCACAGCGGGGTcgctaaaataaaatcttttcagtgttattcttgtcttttctttcactttgacacttaaaaaaaaataaaaatatcagaatcaACCAAAATCTTTCCAAAAACCAAAACCCAGATGTCAGAAATAAGCATAAAATTGTGATCAGTCAAGCTGATTGATTGTATTTCCTCTTGTTCAAGTGAAAAACATGGGCAGCAAATTCAAAAGCCTTACAAATTCAGCTGTGGTGCTCTGTAGCAAACCAAATCCTTGGCAGGAATCGTTTCTCTTTAAATGGTCAGAATCAGGACTTTCTGCTCCAGTTCCTTGCAAACACAAGCAGTTTTACTTCATCAGAGAAGTTTATGCCGGGTAACTAGAGTGCGACTTTTCAGTGGTTGTCATAATTGTCAGATAAGGGTTCTCTGATAAATGAAACATCAGGGGAAAAGGGATTCATTTCAGGAATATACGAGATTCGTTCTTCATTTTTATCCCATGTTATTTGAGAGTGGAGCTCACTTATAATTTGATGTTTCAATCATGTAGGTGGAcggaaaaacatgtttacctCAACTAGAATCTCTCCGTTTGTGAGGACGCAGTTCTCGTCGGGAAACGTCTCACACAGGTGATCAAAGACGGTCGTGCTTTCCCTAAAAGACATTCAATTCATAGGTCAGTCCAGATTCTCGGAGACATAATCCTGACGCTTTCTGAAAACATCAGCACACCTGCTCACGGCGGCCCAGGTCCTCTTGAGGCGGTACACGGCGTTGGACTGCAGGGCGGACAGGATGGCTTTCAAAGACGAGAAGTTCTTCAGCTGTCTGCATTCCTGCGAAGAAACAACGCTGCTCACTCTGCAGGTCCACGTAAACATTTGTTGTTGAACTTTGCGGCAATTTGTCTGGATCCTGACCTGTGCGACGGCGATCCACCACTCGATGACGCGCGCCCTGTGAACCGGACTGGCGTGCGAGCTGCTAGGCGAGCCGGGTGCCGAAGACGGGTACAGAAAGGTGGAGGTCGAGGATGGGGACAAGACGGGGGAGGAAGTGTATGGGTTGGGTGAGGATGGGCAGAGAAGGGAAGTGATGACACGGTTGGTCACTGCGTTGAACTGGGAAATGGTGGCTCGGACCGTTGGCGCCAGATTACGGTTTTCCTTCTTGTCGCGCTGCGACCAGATGCAGCCCAGGCAGTGGAACGGCTCCACTTTCATGAACAGCTCCTGCAGGATTGGTGGGGACATTAAGGAGAAGTCGTAAGAGATGAATCCATCAACTAAACTCCACCAAAAACTGTGGATTTGTGTGCATGTTACATACGGCGTCCAATCTGGTGAGCTGCTCCGCTACTTCTCTAACTGGGAAGTCCAGGAAGTTGTGTTTGTCTGGTTTAGAGGACATTTCTCCTCCATCGCTGAGACTGGAGTGCTGCAGAGACGCACTGAGCTGTTCCGACACGGAGCGGCTGCAATCTGTCAAAACACAACGTGAATGAGAGAAATGAATGATCAGCAGATCGCTACAGGGCCTCGCAGAACCTACTCCTTAGTCTTGTCTGAATTTTGTCGCtttgcaaccacaaacctctgtgtatttattaggattttgtgAGATAGATCGACACAAAGTTGAGTTGAAAGTGAAGCTCAAAGACtgatagtttttttgttttttttgcaccttGTTCTTGGAGTCTCTTGAGCAAAGCCTCAGCAGTCTGAAGCAAACGTCTGAAGCAGAGTCGATGGCGCAGGCGGGAACACAGCAGCCTCAGGGCCTGGTACTGAGGCGGCTCCTGGAAGTCAGCGCTGTGTTCCTCCAACCACAGCCGGACCACCGGGAGAGCGGGACTGAAgagcagcagagggaggaagaaaacaCGTAAAGCTTAGAAATTAAGTCACAGCTGCTTGTTTTGTGCAGGTGAAGCTCTGATGCTGAAGCCATGATAGCTGAGACTGAACTCACCTTTGCAGACTGACCGCGTTGTCCAAGTTGGCAAGCGCTTCGTCTCTAAAGGGAAAGGGAAACGGTACCACTTATCAGCTGGACTATAAATCAACACATcatcagataaaagaaaaaaaaaaaaaaaaaaaaaaaacacatggcaGCTAAGTGGTGACAGAAATCATCCTGTAAACAATGGAGACTGCTCCAGCTGAACGGCCAGACTGTCCATCCTGTGGAAATGTCCTGCAACACTCCGCCGTCCCCACAGAGACGTTGGCCTTGGCACAGAGAGTAAACAGAGACCCGTCTTCCTCTGGGATTTATAACCCTGCTGTAAAACATAGGTGCGGTAAAACTAACGTATCGCTCCGCGTTGTCTGCTTCACAGAAACCGAACTGCAGTTTTACAACAAGAGCCTGATGATTATGGTTTTGATATGTGATTGAAAACGATTTAAAAACCGACAGACATGGAGCAACGCTCAAGTCGCTGATAAATTATAGCTTATGGGAAACTACAGAATAGTATTTGGTGGCAATCAGACGATCACAAACACTCATGATGAACTTTGCCATTTTATTGATGTTTATCAACCACTTTTGTACAGACTCAAATTTATAGCTACACAACTAATATTTAGATAAGAACCCCTTAGCAAGTTGCTTCAACAAGTTCTTGGCCACATTTTGGAGTGGgttgatttaattttcttcttaaaaggtCTGAAGAGATCAATAAAACGTATTAGTTCACAAGCTTTGAGCAGGTGTTTGAGGTCAGGGACATTTCAGGTTCGGACTCTGGTGGATGAACCATGTGAGAAAGAGACGCCTCCTGTTCCTTGAACCACTCTGTCACAATTAGAGACGTCGGCTTGGGATATAAACCTGGTAATTTACTGAGGTAGTCGGCTGACCTCATCATGGACCTGACCAACAACAGCAGCCCTAGATCACAGCTCAAGCTTATACAGTAGAAATGCTCTTTCACTATTAAAAACAGCCCTGAGTTCTGTTATTTCTCCTTTATTTGCTTTcaccaaacattttaatgaccaCCAGTCACAATTTCTTTTAGAATTCTCCACTTCACTTCCAGTTTTTAATAAAGCCTTGGTCAGTTTTTCACCAAATTTTAGCAGATCTTGCAACtcattaaatgatttttattttctgtttgatggCAACTTTTTGACCCTTCTTAACACAGACTTGGTTAGACAAGTTGAAAGAAAACCCATCCATGAGGGAATTACCCAGTAGGAGGATCTGACCCGTTTATAACCCAGTTAGATCCAAACGGCAACATTTTTTCACCAAAACCACTATGGATGTTTGTTTAGGATCGTCCTCTCATTGAAACACCAACCCAATGTGTGAAATGAAATCCAACTGGGCATAATCTATCATAATCCATAAGATGTAGGAAGACCAGTGAAGCTGGTTTCAAAAGACCACGACTGACCTAGAAAGACACGCCTGACCTAAAATGGACTCCCTTCAAGCACAAATGACTGAGGATTTAAAACCCAAGACCACTGGACCCATTGTCAAGCATGGCAGTAGCTGCATCATGATGAGGGCCAATTTCACCGCCTATGCTTTGAAaattcttttttataaaaaccagGTTCCACGACTAAATTCTTAAACTTAACTTCTATCAGCAGCTATTCTGTTGAAATTTGAACAAAGTTGTTAAGCAACTccaaaaaaaagtgtaaatccATCTTTAAGAGTTCacaattataataaaattgACACCAATGATGAGTAAGCAGCAGAGTTGTATAATCTAATGACAGAAATGGAACGTCCTGTATTGAATCCTGTTGGGATGACACCTTTTCCAGTTTGCCCCGACCTCCTTGTCCACTGAAGCTTACAGGAAGCCTGCCGCCACCAGCAC harbors:
- the rgl3a gene encoding ral guanine nucleotide dissociation stimulator-like 1 isoform X2, whose amino-acid sequence is MGKWQLSMEPVQEWGEEEEDGAIFGITLRREPAPPGSDSPDLSSAFGCVQYHTVKVRRLKAATLERLVSHLLDAEHREPDFIRVFLSMYRAFTSTGAFIELLFQRDEALANLDNAVSLQSPALPVVRLWLEEHSADFQEPPQYQALRLLCSRLRHRLCFRRLLQTAEALLKRLQEQDCSRSVSEQLSASLQHSSLSDGGEMSSKPDKHNFLDFPVREVAEQLTRLDAELFMKVEPFHCLGCIWSQRDKKENRNLAPTVRATISQFNAVTNRVITSLLCPSSPNPYTSSPVLSPSSTSTFLYPSSAPGSPSSSHASPVHRARVIEWWIAVAQECRQLKNFSSLKAILSALQSNAVYRLKRTWAAVSRESTTVFDHLCETFPDENCVLTNGEILVESFSCGVVPYLGTYLTVLTMLDTALTDTVEGNLINFEKRRREYEILSQIRQLQAFCSHYSLSVNSDLTAWLQAHTLLTEQESYERSRDLEPPVDPCPNSPNSWSRRLLANKLALLRTSHSDQISVSSSGSSGSDLEDLSTPQPSPFRLKLKSLPGSLHNVAEDFSMSSSSSPSLSSSSCCSSQPDLSSSSLALSPESSSLSSSSSQSACSPQAVLPLYNKQIADSCIIRVTVECVSNGNVYKSILLTSQDHTPQVIQRALEKHNMEDFRSSDFGLYQLLNHGRELHIPDNANVFYAMCTSANYDFVLRQRWRSHGKQFGSFSSPGARPRGRHVK
- the rgl3a gene encoding ral guanine nucleotide dissociation stimulator-like 1 isoform X1, giving the protein MRTTLPLCGGDDEACGHQRSLSRVGWMKRLLWLRSNHCGGIHMDTEPGVWLRSFHLLDTEGQHEEPVQEWGEEEEDGAIFGITLRREPAPPGSDSPDLSSAFGCVQYHTVKVRRLKAATLERLVSHLLDAEHREPDFIRVFLSMYRAFTSTGAFIELLFQRDEALANLDNAVSLQSPALPVVRLWLEEHSADFQEPPQYQALRLLCSRLRHRLCFRRLLQTAEALLKRLQEQDCSRSVSEQLSASLQHSSLSDGGEMSSKPDKHNFLDFPVREVAEQLTRLDAELFMKVEPFHCLGCIWSQRDKKENRNLAPTVRATISQFNAVTNRVITSLLCPSSPNPYTSSPVLSPSSTSTFLYPSSAPGSPSSSHASPVHRARVIEWWIAVAQECRQLKNFSSLKAILSALQSNAVYRLKRTWAAVSRESTTVFDHLCETFPDENCVLTNGEILVESFSCGVVPYLGTYLTVLTMLDTALTDTVEGNLINFEKRRREYEILSQIRQLQAFCSHYSLSVNSDLTAWLQAHTLLTEQESYERSRDLEPPVDPCPNSPNSWSRRLLANKLALLRTSHSDQISVSSSGSSGSDLEDLSTPQPSPFRLKLKSLPGSLHNVAEDFSMSSSSSPSLSSSSCCSSQPDLSSSSLALSPESSSLSSSSSQSACSPQAVLPLYNKQIADSCIIRVTVECVSNGNVYKSILLTSQDHTPQVIQRALEKHNMEDFRSSDFGLYQLLNHGRELHIPDNANVFYAMCTSANYDFVLRQRWRSHGKQFGSFSSPGARPRGRHVK